One segment of Glandiceps talaboti chromosome 21, keGlaTala1.1, whole genome shotgun sequence DNA contains the following:
- the LOC144451674 gene encoding kinesin-like protein KIF28, which produces MRIPIEFILQNHAIFRNKGNKHVTLTPCNDQACVFVNGERVKESKVLQNGNRIALGTRHLFLFYLPNNTEDPKYTYAGAQKEILDKSAFLGDSSDHDRSELIAKIKTAWNMVTEANVISKELDKKTNFEVTLVNEELDNECEQCEVFVKITNSEYDTVALWSSEEFEVKKYCMDDMWNRYIDGHMDWDYEKENDPFWIDPSREQLIGKVHAHLQCLQRKVTIKHPYAIISREMKVAGYLVVEIMPNADEDCADLSFKLKIVSAFDVPPRFNKVFFCYNPDVAGLDEGQKQTDDFEYDGQIHPNFRYEEVIRVNEDCTFNDPLIIDVWGRQRDARREQGLPNEETMLSMMDFEDRKDNEKPLYRDVAQAVDFYRNMLEKVNKADEKNETTLPLDEVKTMLGI; this is translated from the exons ATGCGTATTCCGATTGaatt CATCTTGCAGAATCATGCAATCTTCAGAAACAAGGGCAATAAACATGTGACATTGACACCATGCAATGACCAAGCCTGTGTGTTTGTGAATGGAGAGAGGGTAAAAGAGAGCAAAGTGCTACAGAATGGCAATAG AATCGCATTAGGTACAAGACACCTATTCCTGTTTTACCTTCCTAATAACACTGAAGACCCAAAGTATACCTATGCTGGTGCCCAAAAAGAGATTCTTGACAAGTCAGCATTTTTAGGGGACAGTAGTGACCATG ATAGATCGGAATTGATTGCCAAAATCAAAACAGCATGGAACATGGTTACAGAAGCTAATGTCATCAGTAAAGAGCTTGATAAAAAGACTAACTTTGAAGTTACTCTGGTGAACGAGGAATTGGACAACGAATGTGAACAATGTGAG GTGTTTGTGAAAATCACCAATTCTGAGTATGACACTGTAGCACTATGGTCGTCCGAAGAGTTTGAAGTTAAGAAGTACTGCATGGATGATATGTGgaatagatatatagatggCCACATGGATTGGGATTACGAAAAG GAAAACGATCCCTTTTGGATAGATCCATCTAGGGAACAGCTGATAGGCAAAGTACATGCTCATTTACAGTGTTTGCAGAGGAAGGTTACAATCAAGCACCCTTACGCTATAATAAGTCGTGAAATGAAAGTAGCTGGCTACTTGGTTGTTGAGATAATGCCCAATGCAGATGAG GATTGTGCAGACTTGTCCTTCaagttgaaaattgtttcagctTTCGACGTGCCCCCAAGGTTCAACAAG GTATTTTTCTGTTACAACCCTGATGTTGCTGGACTGGACGAGGGACAGAAGCAAACAGATGATTTTGAATATGATGGGCAAATACATCCTAACTTCCGTTATGAGGAAGTAATTCGTGTCAACGAG GATTGCACATTTAATGACCCTCTGATCATAGACGTATGGGGAAGACAGAGAGATGCAAGGAGGGAACAGGGGTTGCCAAATGAAGAGACCATGCTATCAATGATGGACTTTGAAGACAGAAAAGACAATGAGAAGCCACTCTAT AGGGATGTAGCACAAGCGGTGGATTTCTATAGAAATATG cTTGAGAAAGTCAACAAAGCAGATGAGAAAAATGAAACTACCTTACCCCTTGATGAAGTTAAAACCATGCTTGGCATTTAA